Proteins from a single region of Pyrus communis chromosome 6, drPyrComm1.1, whole genome shotgun sequence:
- the LOC137738228 gene encoding U-box domain-containing protein 21-like has product MTLSWRRLRAGRRAAKEGEAGDMELTIPNHFRCPISLELMKDPVTLSTGITYDRQSIETWIEAGNFTCPITNQVLTSFDPIPNHTIRKMIQGWCVEKKSFGIERIPTPRIPISSVQVTEILSKITTSSHHQNKDDCLVLVAKIKALAKESERNKRCIVASGTGSVLAGAFNAFSTSQHHQNVAVLEEILSALTLVFPLDKEANLYLGSPASLCCMVWFLESGDLSQRRNASLVLKETAVSSDHDHQKIDALAEIEGALEVLVKLIKEPVCPTSTKASLVIMYQMVNSSSSSLSKDKIKERFVELGLVSLLSDILVDAERSICEKALGVLDGLCGSKQGREKAYLHALTMPVVVKKILRVSDLATEFSVSILWKLCKNETREDGGVLVEALQVGAFQKLLLLLQVGCAERTKDKVTDLLKALNIHRERLECIDSMDFKQLKRPF; this is encoded by the coding sequence ATGACCTTGTCATGGAGAAGGCTGAGAGCCGGCCGCCGTGCTGCCAAGGAGGGTGAGGCCGGCGACATGGAGCTGACCATACCAAACCATTTCCGGTGCCCAATTTCACTTGAGTTGATGAAGGATCCGGTCACGCTGTCCACCGGGATCACGTACGACCGTCAGAGCATAGAGACGTGGATTGAAGCCGGCAACTTCACGTGCCCTATAACAAACCAAGTCCTCACAAGCTTCGATCCAATTCCCAATCACACCATCCGCAAGATGATACAGGGTTGGTGCGTCGAGAAAAAGTCTTTTGGAATCGAGCGCATTCCCACCCCTCGCATTCCGATCAGTTCGGTTCAGGTGACCGAGATTTTATCAAAGATTACGACATCGAGTCATCATCAGAACAAGGATGATTGCCTAGTTTTGGTGGCGAAGATCAAGGCGTTGGCGAAAGAAAGCGAGCGTAACAAGCGTTGCATTGTGGCTAGTGGCACGGGGAGCGTTCTAGCGGGTGCGTTTAATGCATTTTCAACTTCTCAACACCATCAAAACGTTGCCGTTTTGGAGGAGATTTTGTCTGCTTTGACTTTGGTTTTCCCGCTTGACAAGGAGGCTAACTTGTACCTCGGATCGCCTGCTTCGTTGTGTTGCATGGTGTGGTTTTTGGAGAGTGGAGATTTGTCACAAAGACGAAACGCATCGTTGGTGCTCAAAGAGACCGCTGTCTCATCTGATCATGATCATCAGAAGATCGATGCTTTGGCAGAGATCGAAGGAGCTCTGGAGGTGCTAGTGAAGCTGATCAAAGAACCAGTTTGCCCTACTTCTACAAAAGCGTCCTTGGTCATCATGTATCAAATGGTCAACTCATCATCCTCCTCTCTTTCgaaagataaaatcaaagagAGATTTGTAGAGCTGGGATTGGTGTCTCTGCTTTCGGACATTCTTGTAGATGCCGAAAGAAGCATTTGCGAGAAGGCGTTGGGAGTGCTAGACGGACTTTGCGGAAGCAAGCAAGGCAGGGAAAAGGCCTACCTTCATGCCTTGACCATGCCGGTTGTGGTGAAGAAGATACTTAGGGTTTCGGATTTGGCCACGGAGTTTTCGGTGTCTATTCTTTGGAAGCTTTGCAAGAACGAGACTAGGGAAGACGGAGGTGTGCTCGTGGAGGCCCTTCAAGTGGGTGCGTTTCAGAAGCTCTTGCTACTTTTGCAAGTTGGTTGTGCGGAGAGGACCAAAGACAAGGTCACGGACTTGTTAAAGGCGTTGAACATTCATAGGGAGAGGTTGGAGTGTATTGATTCTATGGATTTTAAGCAGCTCAAGAGGCCTTTTTGA